Within the Litorilinea aerophila genome, the region TTGTGACCATCGTCTGGGGTTGCCCGTCGCCGACTCGTCCTATCCGTCCTATCAGAACGAATGACATCGAATCGACCATGGCACAAGTAGATTTCGTGGATGAATTGACCCCTGGTCCGGCAGTCACCCAGGCCCCGGTGCAGACCAGTTGGGTGGGCCATCGCCAGAGCTGGCTAAGCCTCGCCTTGGGCTATCTGGGGCTGGCGGCCTGCGTGGCCTTGATCGGTCTGCCCCTGTACTGGATGGTGATCGGCGCCTTCAAAACCACGGCCGAAGTTTATCGCATGCCGCCCACCTGGCTGCCGGCCACGCCCACCTGGACCAACTTTGTCAAGGCCTGGGAGTCGGCTCCCTTTGGGCGTTACTACATCAACACCCTCATTGTAACCCTCTTCGGCAGCGGCTTCGAGATCTTCTTCGCCATCACCTCGGCCTATGCCTTCGTCTTCCTGCGCTTTCCCAAGCGGGAGTGGCTCTTCCTGCTCCTGCTGGCCGCCCTGATGGTGCCCAACCAGGTGACCATTTTGCCCAACTACCTGACCATTGCCCGTCTGGGCTGGATCAACACCTACCAGGGGATCGTGGTGCCCGGCGCGTCGGTGGCCTATGGCACATTTCTGCTGCGTCAATACTACAAAACGCTTCCCCTGGATATTTTGGACGCAGCCCGGGTAGATGGCGCCGGCCACCTGCGGGTGCTCTGGTCCATCGTGCTTCCCCTGGCCCGGCCGGCCATCATCTCCTTTGGCCTGCTGAGTGTGGTGGCCAAGTGGAATGATTTCCTCTGGCCGTTGATCGTCACCAACACCAAGGACATGCGG harbors:
- a CDS encoding carbohydrate ABC transporter permease, with the translated sequence MAQVDFVDELTPGPAVTQAPVQTSWVGHRQSWLSLALGYLGLAACVALIGLPLYWMVIGAFKTTAEVYRMPPTWLPATPTWTNFVKAWESAPFGRYYINTLIVTLFGSGFEIFFAITSAYAFVFLRFPKREWLFLLLLAALMVPNQVTILPNYLTIARLGWINTYQGIVVPGASVAYGTFLLRQYYKTLPLDILDAARVDGAGHLRVLWSIVLPLARPAIISFGLLSVVAKWNDFLWPLIVTNTKDMRVLSIGIYWLMVEEGTIDWGVVMAGTLFVVLPVALIFLYAQRYIVEGIAAGAVKG